The Erwinia sorbitola nucleotide sequence GTTAACACGCCGCTGAAGTCGAATGCCAGCTGCTGGAAGTGATTCCACAGCCCGGCTTCATGGAAAGCGCGGATCGCCCCGGCGGCCAGACCGGCTGCGACAAAAATGATAAACAGGCTGGTCCACTTGAAGAAACTGGCAAGGTTAAGGCGTACCCCGCCCCAGTAAATAAGCATACCCAGCACCACTGCGGTACCGAGGCCCAGCATCGCTCCCAGCGGCGGGCCGTAGCCCACATCCTGCTGAAATGCCGCCAGCAGGAAGAAGACTGACTCCAGGCCTTCACGTGCCACGGCCAGAAACACCATCATCACCAGCGCCCAGCCGCTGCTGTTGCCTTTCTGCAATGCGCTGTCGACAGCATCTTCCAGCTGCGCTTTTACGTTTCGGGAGACTTTGCGCATCCAGAACACCATCCAGGTGAGGATCACTACGGCGACAACGGCAACCAGGCCCTCGAACAGCTCCTGCTCTTTCTGCGGAAATTCGCCAGTGGTTTCATTGATAAACCAGCCCAGTGCCAGGCACATAGCGGCGGCAACAAACACCCCAATCCACATCGCGCCAAACCACTGGCTGCGCTGGGTGCGTTTCAGATAACTGGCTATCAGGCTGACAATCAGCGCCGCTTCCAATCCTTCGCGTAACATAATGAGAAACGGGACAAACATGCCATACACCTCAGAGCGTGAAATCAGGTCAAAAACCGTAAAGATAAGTAAAATAAAAACGATACTGATTATCATTATCGCGCATTAAATTACAAGATGGCTGGAAGATATTTTCGTGTTTTGCGAGGAGGGTAAAAGCATTCGAGGTAGCTGCGGGCGGGCAGTTCCTCAACGCCAGGCCCCGTCAGAGAGCCTGAACGTATAGCGGGAATGGCAGAAAACAAGCCTATACGCTGGCATCAGACAACGCCAGCGCACAGAGAACGATTATTAGTCGGCCTGGTATTCCGCTTCAGCGGCATCAAAACGCTGCTGCGCGGCGGCAGATGGCGCTTTGCCCAGCAGGCTGAACGCCACAATGGCAATCGTGGCAAACAGGAAGCCCGGGATGATCTCGTAAAGATTCAGCCATGCATACTGTTTCCAGATCAGAACCGTTGCCGCACCGACAATCATACCGGCCAGTGCGCCATTACGCGTCATGCGCTTCCACACCAGAGAAAGCAGTACTACCGGCCCGAATGCAGCGCCAAAGCCCGCCCAGGCGTAGCTCACCAGCCCCAGCACACGGTTGTCCGGATTCGCCGCCAGCGCAATGGCAATGGCGGCCACCAGCAGCACCATAAGACGCCCGACCCATACCAGTTCACGCTGGCTGGCACCCTTACGCAGGAAGTTCTTATACAGATCTTCCGTCAGCGCGCTGGAACAGACCAGCAGCTGGCAGCTAAGAGTGGACATTACTGCCGCGAGAATTGCCGACAGCAGAATACCGGCAATCCAGGGGTTAAAGAGAATACGCGCCAGCTCTATAAAGATACGCTCACCGTTTTGCGAGACTTCGCCCGCCTGATCCGGATGGTTCTGGAAGTAGGCAATACCGAAGAAGCCCACGGCAACGGCACCCGCCAGGCAGAGGATCATCCAGACCATGCCGATACGGCGCGCGGTACGAATGGAGCGATGAGAATCAGCAGCCATAAAACGCGCCAGAATATGCGGCTGACCGAAGTAGCCCAGTCCCCAGCCCAGCAGAGAGATAATCGCCACAAAGTTCAGGTTCTTCAGCATATCAACGTTGCCGAGGCTTTTTGCTTCGATCACTTTCATCGCATCATCCAGGCCACCGACGGCGAGGATAACCATGATCGGCGTCAGGATCAGAGCAAAAATCATCAGGGTGGCCTGAACAGTATCCGTCCAGCTCACTGCCAGGAACCCGCCAACGAAGGTGTAAACGATAGTGGCTGCGGCACCGGCCCACAGCGCCGTTTCATAGCTCATGCCGAAGGTGCTTTCAAACAGTCGTGCGCCCGCCACCACGCCCGAGGCGCAGTAGATGGTGAAGAACACCAGGATAACCAGCGCTGAGATCACCCGCAGCAGCTTGCTGGAGTCTTCAAAACGGCTGGAGAAATAGTCAGGCAGCGTGAGGGCATTATCATGATACTCAGTCTGCACACGCAGACGGCCCGCAACAATTTTCCAGTTCAGCCAGGCACCAAGTGTCAGGCCGATGGCAATCCAGCTTTCGGAAATCCCGGAAAGGAAGATGGCACCCGGTAGCCCCATCAGCAGCCAGCCGCTCATATCCGATGCACCGGCAGAGAGCGCAGTTACCACGCTGCCCAGACTGCGTCCACCCAGAATATAGTCATCAAAGTTTTTCGTTGAACGGTAAGCAATAAAACCAATCAACACCATGCCGAGAATATAAATACAAAATGTCACCATCATTGGCGTACTTACAGTCATTCAGGTTCTCCACTTATTATTAGTTTCCACAGCGGGAGGCTGTATATGCGTCAGCTGCCGGAACGTAGCAAGCCAGCGCAAGGTTATGGCATCCAGCCGGGGGCGGTATCCTGCCGTAAACGGCTGTGTGGCACAAACGATTTAACACAGCTTGCACATCCATTTCACCAGGTTGTTACCTCTAAATGTTGGCAGGTTGCACTCCATCACATTTCGCCCGGTTGCACCCGCACAACATCCTCATTAAACCCAGGGTTTACGGCACTCTGTAAACCTGGCGAGATTCTTGCAGCAATATCCATGCCGCTTTTTGTGCGTTAACAAAAAGCCAGTTTTAAAGTTTGAGGATAGGGTCACATTTAACGAGGTTGCACAAAGTTGCAACATCAGTGATATTGCACCCTATCATTTGTTATCCACTGATTCAGGAGCTGTAAGGCATGGGCACAACTACCATGGGCGTGAAACTGGACGATGCCACGCGTGACCGGATTAAACAGGCCGCACTGCAAATTGACCGCACCCCGCACTGGCTGATCAAGCAGGCTATTTTCAACTATCTGCACCAGATTGAGCAAGGTACTGCATTGCCTGAACTTCCAACCGGCAGCACCCCGGTTGAAACT carries:
- the efeU gene encoding iron uptake transporter permease EfeU, with translation MFVPFLIMLREGLEAALIVSLIASYLKRTQRSQWFGAMWIGVFVAAAMCLALGWFINETTGEFPQKEQELFEGLVAVVAVVILTWMVFWMRKVSRNVKAQLEDAVDSALQKGNSSGWALVMMVFLAVAREGLESVFFLLAAFQQDVGYGPPLGAMLGLGTAVVLGMLIYWGGVRLNLASFFKWTSLFIIFVAAGLAAGAIRAFHEAGLWNHFQQLAFDFSGVLTTHSVIGTLLEGLLGYQEAPSVSEVAVWFIYLVPALLLFAMPARTISTSARTTR
- the putP gene encoding sodium/proline symporter PutP, with product MTVSTPMMVTFCIYILGMVLIGFIAYRSTKNFDDYILGGRSLGSVVTALSAGASDMSGWLLMGLPGAIFLSGISESWIAIGLTLGAWLNWKIVAGRLRVQTEYHDNALTLPDYFSSRFEDSSKLLRVISALVILVFFTIYCASGVVAGARLFESTFGMSYETALWAGAAATIVYTFVGGFLAVSWTDTVQATLMIFALILTPIMVILAVGGLDDAMKVIEAKSLGNVDMLKNLNFVAIISLLGWGLGYFGQPHILARFMAADSHRSIRTARRIGMVWMILCLAGAVAVGFFGIAYFQNHPDQAGEVSQNGERIFIELARILFNPWIAGILLSAILAAVMSTLSCQLLVCSSALTEDLYKNFLRKGASQRELVWVGRLMVLLVAAIAIALAANPDNRVLGLVSYAWAGFGAAFGPVVLLSLVWKRMTRNGALAGMIVGAATVLIWKQYAWLNLYEIIPGFLFATIAIVAFSLLGKAPSAAAQQRFDAAEAEYQAD